Proteins encoded by one window of Mustela erminea isolate mMusErm1 chromosome 7, mMusErm1.Pri, whole genome shotgun sequence:
- the LOC116596214 gene encoding formin-like protein 5 isoform X2, with amino-acid sequence MGLVGGHPIKPTTPSRSRNTPTRTNAPPSLHPRPHPAPQNARTPGPPAPSLSPPRGLPPALLRPAASRRPPASSLRLTPLPPRRRARRAPGSLTASSRSITASPPPPSPPDPLPRQRAQLPGPLPRQRAQLPGAPAGTRRAETEAAASGSGRLGMRGRLRPLREGSSATPAAPSQTSCLSPVQEEKQRLRRSSQVMRPAGGRGAISLSSVCSKEPAHPAPRAILRGWLQSFLLFRMRKLTPDKRKQPKHHH; translated from the exons ATGGGCCTCGTGGGTGGCCACCCCATAAAACCCACAACTCCATCCCGCTCCCGAAACACACCCACACGGACTAACGCCCCGCCCTCCCTTCACCCACGACCTCACCCAGCGCCCCAAAACGCGCGCACGCCCGGCCCGCCAGCCCCATCCCTTTCCCCGCCCCGCGGCCTTCCGCCCGCCCTCCTCCGGCCAGCGGCCAGTCGGCGTCCTCCAGCCTCTTCTCTCCGCCTCactcccctcccgccccgccgTCGGGCCCGCAGGGCTCCCGGCTCGCTCACCGCCTCCTCCAGGTCCATAACtgcgtcgccgccgccgccgtccccGCCGGACCCGTTACCCCGGCAGCGAGCGCAGCTTCCGGGCCCGTTACCCAGGCAGCGAGCGCAGCTTCCGGGAGCGCCGGCAGGAACCCGCCGGGCGGAAACCGAGGCCGCGGCTTCGGGTTCCGGACGCCTGGGGATGCGGGGTCGTCTCCGCCCGCTCCGGGAGGGAAGCTCCGCCACCCCTGCAGCCCCCTCCCAGACTTCATGCCTTTCTCCAGTCCAG gaagagaaacagagactcAGGAGGTCAAGCCAGGTCATGCGGCCAGCAGGAGGACGAGGGGCAATCTCGCTCAGTTCTGTCTGCTCTAAAGAGCCTGCTCACCCTGCTCCCCGG GCAATCTTAAGAGGCTGGTTACAATCGTTCCTGCTTTTCAGAATGAGAAAATTAACACCGGACAAGAGAAAGCAGCCCAAACATCACCACTGA
- the LOC116596214 gene encoding formin-like protein 5 isoform X3: protein MGLVGGHPIKPTTPSRSRNTPTRTNAPPSLHPRPHPAPQNARTPGPPAPSLSPPRGLPPALLRPAASRRPPASSLRLTPLPPRRRARRAPGSLTASSRSITASPPPPSPPDPLPRQRAQLPGPLPRQRAQLPGAPAGTRRAETEAAASGSGRLGMRGRLRPLREGSSATPAAPSQTSCLSPVQEEKQRLRRSSQVMRPAGGRGAISLSSVCSKEPAHPAPRGFL, encoded by the exons ATGGGCCTCGTGGGTGGCCACCCCATAAAACCCACAACTCCATCCCGCTCCCGAAACACACCCACACGGACTAACGCCCCGCCCTCCCTTCACCCACGACCTCACCCAGCGCCCCAAAACGCGCGCACGCCCGGCCCGCCAGCCCCATCCCTTTCCCCGCCCCGCGGCCTTCCGCCCGCCCTCCTCCGGCCAGCGGCCAGTCGGCGTCCTCCAGCCTCTTCTCTCCGCCTCactcccctcccgccccgccgTCGGGCCCGCAGGGCTCCCGGCTCGCTCACCGCCTCCTCCAGGTCCATAACtgcgtcgccgccgccgccgtccccGCCGGACCCGTTACCCCGGCAGCGAGCGCAGCTTCCGGGCCCGTTACCCAGGCAGCGAGCGCAGCTTCCGGGAGCGCCGGCAGGAACCCGCCGGGCGGAAACCGAGGCCGCGGCTTCGGGTTCCGGACGCCTGGGGATGCGGGGTCGTCTCCGCCCGCTCCGGGAGGGAAGCTCCGCCACCCCTGCAGCCCCCTCCCAGACTTCATGCCTTTCTCCAGTCCAG gaagagaaacagagactcAGGAGGTCAAGCCAGGTCATGCGGCCAGCAGGAGGACGAGGGGCAATCTCGCTCAGTTCTGTCTGCTCTAAAGAGCCTGCTCACCCTGCTCCCCGG GGGTTTCTTTAG